In Thermosynechococcus sichuanensis E542, a single genomic region encodes these proteins:
- a CDS encoding DUF6671 family protein: protein MFRPTDRYFQGRTAILATKHGKEQAIAPLLARLGVRVVVASDFDSDRFGTFSREIPRRGTQEEAALAKAEAVLAQTDADLVIASEGSFGPHPQFPLLPSDRELVLLVDRRHDLVLRGEVLSLETNFNHATVSNLEEALDFAERVGFPEHGLIAMAQADPLPNTPIFKGIQSAEQLQRAIATLQTNCPTIHLETDMRAHMNPTRMQVIAQAAADLVQAMAQGCPQCGWPGFVVREQLPGLPCELCGAPTGAIKASRYRCQRCLHQVTVPVPETVADPSQCSFCNP, encoded by the coding sequence ATGTTTAGACCCACAGATCGCTACTTCCAAGGACGCACGGCAATTCTTGCCACCAAGCATGGTAAGGAGCAGGCGATCGCCCCGCTACTGGCTCGCTTAGGAGTAAGGGTGGTTGTGGCCTCGGATTTTGATAGCGATCGCTTTGGCACGTTTAGCCGTGAAATTCCCCGCCGTGGCACCCAAGAGGAGGCGGCTCTCGCCAAGGCAGAAGCGGTGCTGGCGCAAACAGATGCAGACTTAGTGATTGCCAGTGAGGGGAGCTTTGGCCCCCATCCGCAATTTCCGTTGCTCCCGAGCGATCGCGAACTTGTCCTGCTGGTGGATCGCCGCCATGACCTTGTCCTGCGGGGGGAGGTGCTCTCCCTAGAAACTAACTTTAACCATGCCACCGTGAGCAATCTTGAAGAGGCCTTGGATTTTGCCGAGCGGGTGGGTTTTCCAGAGCACGGTTTGATTGCGATGGCGCAGGCCGATCCTCTGCCCAATACGCCAATTTTCAAAGGAATTCAAAGCGCGGAGCAGTTGCAAAGGGCGATCGCCACCCTGCAAACCAATTGCCCCACCATTCACCTTGAAACCGATATGCGTGCTCACATGAACCCGACACGCATGCAGGTGATTGCTCAAGCGGCTGCTGACCTCGTTCAAGCCATGGCTCAGGGCTGTCCCCAGTGTGGTTGGCCGGGGTTTGTGGTTCGTGAGCAACTGCCGGGGCTACCCTGTGAACTGTGTGGTGCCCCCACAGGCGCCATCAAAGCCAGTCGCTACCGCTGTCAACGCTGTCTGCACCAAGTGACGGTGCCTGTTCCTGAAACCGTTGCCGATCCCAGTCAATGCTCCTTCTGCAATCCCTAG
- a CDS encoding ABC transporter ATP-binding protein, with the protein MSQPLLTLENVCRYFGGLKAVDRVSFSVATGEIFGIIGPNGAGKTTLFNLLTGLIPLTSGQIQFQQQPLHQLKPHQIAGLGIARTFQNVRLFPEMSVWENVRLGQHLHAPAGFWANLWGAASVRYAQERLEHRAKELLYWVNLYERRHERAGNLPYGEQRRLELARALALQPRLLLLDEPAAGMNPKEKQDLCELIRRLKETFELTVILIEHHVPLVMSLCDRLAVLDFGQLIALGDPLTVKNDPKVIEAYLGGDV; encoded by the coding sequence ATGTCGCAGCCACTCCTGACCTTAGAGAATGTGTGCCGCTACTTTGGCGGCCTCAAGGCCGTTGATCGGGTGTCCTTTAGCGTTGCAACGGGGGAGATTTTTGGCATTATTGGCCCCAATGGCGCTGGTAAAACTACCCTTTTTAACCTGCTGACGGGGTTAATTCCTCTCACTTCAGGGCAAATTCAGTTTCAGCAGCAGCCCCTGCACCAACTTAAACCCCACCAGATTGCTGGGTTGGGCATTGCCCGCACGTTTCAAAATGTTCGCCTCTTTCCAGAGATGAGCGTTTGGGAGAATGTGCGCCTAGGACAGCATCTCCATGCCCCTGCCGGTTTCTGGGCCAATCTATGGGGGGCAGCGTCTGTACGTTATGCTCAGGAGCGCTTAGAGCACCGCGCCAAGGAACTCCTCTACTGGGTGAATCTCTACGAGCGGCGCCACGAGCGGGCAGGCAACTTACCCTATGGTGAACAACGCCGCCTTGAACTGGCGCGTGCCTTGGCACTGCAACCCCGACTGCTTTTGTTGGATGAACCAGCGGCGGGCATGAATCCTAAGGAAAAGCAAGACCTTTGTGAGTTAATTCGCCGCCTTAAGGAAACCTTTGAACTGACGGTGATTCTGATTGAGCACCATGTGCCCTTGGTGATGAGTTTGTGCGATCGCCTAGCGGTATTGGACTTTGGTCAGCTTATTGCCCTAGGTGATCCCCTGACGGTTAAAAATGATCCCAAGGTGATTGAGGCCTATCTTGGCGGTGATGTTTAG
- a CDS encoding phosphatidate cytidylyltransferase — protein sequence MLWIRIASGLVAIALALLMTFLGGWYFCLSIGALIYLGQLEYFELARAKGSAPAAKTTLVVSQVLLITSLLRPDLADAVFPVAGTFICFYLLFQPKLASIADISTSIMGLFYGGYLPSYWVRLRGLEQQATLPLGGFWPEQLQLTALPLGLQATLLAFGCIWAADIGAYAVGKLFGRTRLSHISPKKTVEGAVFGVLGSLGVALWGAQSLGWPLPWLLGAMFGLMIGIASLLGDLTESMMKRDAGVKDSGQLIPGHGGILDRADSYVFTAPLVFYFVTLLLPLCQ from the coding sequence ATGCTCTGGATCCGCATTGCCAGTGGACTTGTCGCGATCGCTCTCGCGCTACTGATGACCTTTCTAGGCGGTTGGTATTTTTGTCTGAGCATTGGGGCGCTGATTTACCTAGGTCAACTGGAATACTTTGAACTCGCTCGTGCCAAAGGGAGTGCGCCAGCCGCCAAAACCACCCTTGTGGTCAGTCAAGTGCTCCTCATCACTTCTCTGCTGCGGCCCGACCTTGCGGATGCTGTCTTTCCCGTCGCAGGTACCTTTATTTGCTTCTACTTGCTATTTCAACCCAAGCTGGCCTCGATCGCCGATATTTCCACCTCAATTATGGGGCTGTTTTACGGTGGCTATCTGCCAAGTTATTGGGTGCGCCTGCGGGGGCTAGAGCAACAGGCAACATTACCGTTGGGGGGATTTTGGCCAGAGCAGTTGCAACTCACCGCTTTGCCCTTGGGGTTACAGGCGACCCTTTTGGCCTTTGGCTGTATTTGGGCAGCAGATATTGGTGCCTATGCGGTTGGTAAGCTCTTTGGCCGCACACGACTTTCCCACATCAGTCCCAAGAAAACTGTGGAAGGGGCAGTGTTTGGCGTTTTGGGGAGTCTAGGCGTCGCCCTTTGGGGAGCACAGTCCCTTGGCTGGCCCCTCCCTTGGCTTTTGGGCGCAATGTTTGGCCTCATGATTGGCATTGCCAGTCTCCTAGGAGATTTAACCGAGTCAATGATGAAACGGGATGCCGGCGTCAAAGATTCTGGCCAATTGATTCCGGGGCATGGCGGCATCTTGGATCGCGCTGATAGCTATGTTTTTACCGCACCCCTTGTGTTTTACTTTGTGACGTTGCTATTACCCCTGTGTCAATAA
- a CDS encoding sigma-70 family RNA polymerase sigma factor — MTSSLPLAWTRVEETSARVTLPLTKLTPQELVVRCQAGRTPDRAAFTELLRRYQSHVERIIYHLAPDWDDRADLVQEVWIRVYRNIHKLQDASKFRGWLSRIATNLFYDELRKRKRHQPPLSLDAPLKTQEGEMNWELAASDASPDDRLRTDEFYDQLRQAIANLPETFRTTIVLREIEGLSYEEIAQITGVSLGTVKSRIARARQRLQLELQPHLDLPST; from the coding sequence ATGACATCCAGTCTTCCCCTTGCTTGGACGCGTGTTGAGGAGACCAGTGCTCGGGTGACACTGCCGCTGACAAAACTTACACCCCAAGAGTTGGTTGTCCGCTGTCAAGCCGGCAGAACCCCAGATCGCGCTGCCTTTACTGAATTGTTGCGGCGATACCAATCCCATGTGGAGCGAATTATCTATCACCTCGCGCCCGACTGGGACGATCGCGCCGACCTTGTGCAAGAAGTCTGGATTCGGGTCTATCGGAACATTCACAAACTGCAAGATGCCAGCAAATTTCGGGGTTGGCTCAGCCGCATTGCCACCAACTTGTTTTACGATGAATTGCGCAAACGCAAACGCCATCAACCGCCCCTTTCGCTGGATGCCCCCCTGAAGACCCAAGAGGGTGAAATGAATTGGGAACTTGCCGCCAGTGATGCCAGTCCCGATGACCGATTGCGTACGGATGAATTTTATGATCAATTACGGCAGGCGATCGCCAACCTGCCAGAAACCTTTCGGACAACGATTGTCCTGCGGGAAATTGAAGGCCTCTCCTACGAAGAAATAGCCCAAATCACCGGCGTTTCCCTCGGAACCGTGAAATCGCGAATTGCCCGTGCCCGGCAGCGACTGCAACTCGAACTCCAACCCCACCTCGATCTCCCTTCGACCTAA
- a CDS encoding anti-sigma factor family protein has product MMDELDHCKRDTFELLSAYLDGEVTAAERQQVEAWLATDPEGQRLYQRLLILKQQMQELPVPVTPCPADHLAAQVIAKANRPRRIWVLGSAGATLAASLVAMLTGLIPNPFPSLPVAITSPADIEPEVSPLPVEPTAVGLMLSLDRPPVAIPVSETASTALPAPRASSQPRPEATD; this is encoded by the coding sequence ATGATGGACGAACTGGATCACTGCAAACGCGATACCTTTGAACTCCTGAGCGCTTACCTCGATGGTGAAGTGACGGCTGCGGAACGACAACAGGTGGAAGCATGGCTGGCCACTGACCCCGAAGGCCAACGCCTCTACCAGCGACTCTTGATCCTCAAGCAGCAGATGCAGGAATTGCCCGTGCCCGTGACCCCCTGTCCAGCGGATCATTTGGCCGCTCAAGTGATTGCCAAGGCCAATCGCCCCCGCCGCATTTGGGTCTTGGGGAGTGCGGGGGCAACCCTAGCTGCCTCCCTCGTGGCGATGCTGACAGGTCTGATTCCCAATCCCTTCCCCAGTCTGCCTGTGGCTATCACAAGTCCGGCTGACATTGAGCCAGAGGTATCTCCTCTACCTGTTGAGCCAACGGCAGTCGGTTTGATGCTCAGTCTTGACCGTCCCCCTGTGGCTATTCCTGTGAGTGAAACGGCTTCTACGGCACTGCCGGCACCCCGTGCAAGTTCACAGCCAAGGCCCGAAGCTACTGACTAG
- the proB gene encoding glutamate 5-kinase translates to MAQTLVVKIGTSSLTGGKEGNLALATIAQLVEVLCHCRQRGDRVVLVSSGAVGVGAVRLGLTERPQQLAQKQAVAAVGQGHLMRMYDDLFSVLRQPIAQILLTRQNFVDRQSYLNIYNTFQALFELGVIPIVNENDTVAVDELKFGDNDTLSALVASLVEADWLFLLTDVDRLYSADPRIDKTAVPIERVVSLAELTQTIQIGAAGSPWGTGGMTTKIRAAEIATEAGVRTVITDGRSPTNLLKILAGEPLGTHFEPRPKTINARKRWIARALIPKGELWLDEGAVKAITVGGKSLLAAGITRVAGEFQAQDAVKLCDPAGTEIARGLVNYNSEEIRRVQGQQSTELANILGYAGADTIVHRDNLVVTL, encoded by the coding sequence ATGGCACAAACACTGGTCGTCAAAATTGGCACATCAAGCTTAACAGGGGGCAAAGAAGGGAATTTGGCCTTGGCCACCATTGCCCAATTGGTGGAGGTTCTGTGTCACTGTCGGCAGCGGGGCGATCGCGTGGTACTCGTCTCCTCTGGGGCGGTGGGTGTGGGTGCCGTGCGCTTGGGCTTGACAGAGCGTCCCCAACAATTAGCCCAAAAGCAGGCCGTAGCGGCGGTAGGACAAGGACACTTAATGCGCATGTACGATGATCTCTTTTCTGTCCTGCGCCAGCCCATTGCCCAAATTCTACTGACGCGGCAAAACTTTGTGGATCGCCAGAGCTACCTGAATATCTACAACACGTTCCAAGCGCTGTTTGAACTGGGCGTCATCCCCATTGTCAATGAAAACGATACAGTGGCGGTGGATGAGCTTAAGTTTGGCGATAATGATACCCTCTCAGCCCTTGTGGCGAGCCTTGTGGAGGCCGATTGGTTGTTTTTGCTCACGGATGTCGATCGCCTCTACTCAGCGGATCCGCGCATTGATAAAACAGCCGTTCCCATTGAGCGGGTGGTCTCCTTAGCCGAGTTAACCCAAACCATTCAAATTGGTGCTGCTGGCTCCCCTTGGGGCACCGGGGGCATGACCACCAAAATTCGAGCTGCCGAGATTGCCACCGAAGCTGGAGTGCGCACGGTGATTACCGATGGGCGATCGCCCACCAACCTCCTGAAAATCCTTGCGGGTGAACCCCTAGGTACCCACTTTGAACCTCGTCCCAAAACCATCAATGCCCGCAAACGCTGGATTGCCCGTGCCCTCATTCCCAAAGGCGAGTTGTGGCTCGATGAGGGTGCCGTTAAGGCCATTACCGTGGGGGGTAAGTCCCTCTTAGCAGCAGGCATCACCCGTGTTGCAGGAGAGTTTCAAGCCCAAGATGCCGTGAAGCTTTGTGACCCCGCAGGCACTGAAATTGCCCGTGGCCTTGTCAACTACAACAGTGAAGAAATCCGCCGCGTGCAGGGGCAACAATCTACGGAATTAGCCAACATCCTCGGCTATGCCGGTGCCGATACGATTGTCCACCGCGATAACCTAGTCGTGACACTGTGA
- a CDS encoding NAD(P)H-dependent glycerol-3-phosphate dehydrogenase, whose protein sequence is MSPRVLILGLGHWGQTLAYLFEQQGCTVSCWGRSQGILSADLFQDIQLLVSALPIKAVREVAAQVAALQPPLGIILVSATKGLESETFATAADIWQTYCPHHDLVVLSGPNLASEIQQGLPAAAVVGGNSVATKQVQDCLGSTTFRLYSNADRRGVEMGGIFKNVIAIACGVNDGLGLGVNARSALITRGLVEMVRVGTHWGGQVETFYGLSGLGDLLATCTSALSRNYQVGWHLAHGKSLSQALALTKGTAEGVNTARVLCTYAQQHQLDIPITAMVNAVLSGHLTPQAALNCLLERPFKPEIIPSQ, encoded by the coding sequence ATGTCCCCAAGGGTATTGATTTTAGGCCTAGGTCATTGGGGACAAACACTGGCATATCTATTTGAGCAACAGGGTTGCACAGTCTCCTGCTGGGGGCGATCGCAGGGGATTCTCTCGGCTGATCTTTTCCAAGACATTCAGTTACTGGTTTCAGCGCTCCCCATCAAAGCGGTACGGGAAGTGGCTGCCCAAGTTGCCGCCCTTCAACCCCCCTTAGGCATCATCCTTGTCAGTGCCACGAAAGGTCTAGAATCAGAAACCTTTGCCACAGCGGCGGATATTTGGCAAACTTACTGCCCTCACCACGATCTCGTAGTGCTTTCAGGCCCCAATTTGGCTAGTGAAATTCAGCAGGGACTACCGGCAGCAGCAGTAGTGGGGGGTAATTCAGTAGCTACCAAGCAAGTGCAGGACTGTTTGGGCAGTACCACATTTCGCCTCTATAGCAATGCGGATCGGCGGGGCGTCGAAATGGGGGGCATCTTCAAAAATGTGATTGCGATCGCCTGTGGCGTCAATGATGGTCTAGGTTTGGGCGTCAATGCCCGCTCTGCCCTAATTACTCGCGGGTTGGTGGAAATGGTGCGGGTGGGTACCCACTGGGGCGGCCAAGTGGAAACTTTCTACGGCCTTTCGGGGTTAGGGGATCTCCTCGCCACCTGTACCAGCGCCCTCAGTCGCAACTATCAAGTGGGGTGGCATCTTGCCCACGGCAAATCCCTCTCCCAAGCCCTCGCCCTGACAAAGGGGACTGCTGAAGGGGTGAATACTGCTCGGGTGCTCTGCACCTATGCCCAGCAGCACCAGTTAGATATTCCGATTACCGCAATGGTGAATGCTGTTCTCAGTGGCCATCTCACTCCCCAAGCTGCCCTCAACTGTCTTTTGGAACGTCCCTTCAAGCCAGAGATTATTCCTAGTCAGTAG
- a CDS encoding inositol monophosphatase family protein produces MNAGFWSEVLATCQQIQQVVAPRLLEWAGQSPSDRKADGSLVTRADLWADQKITEILHKRFPHHGCLSEEGNHTYGGEQWCWIIDPIDGTTNYSHGLPIWCIALSLLYQGTPIFGYVHVPGLQQTFHGFYQAPDHANGAYLNEKPIRVKVSEPNSQTFFSLCARSTDVLKRSFPCKIRMLGSASYNLLTVAAGYTLGAVERTPRIWDVAPAWPIVHAAGAHWQWLNPPEPWQRMFPIQPGHEAGSRIFHTLVSASPSLGQFFAAYIL; encoded by the coding sequence ATGAACGCCGGGTTTTGGTCTGAGGTGCTGGCAACCTGTCAACAGATTCAACAGGTGGTTGCCCCCCGTTTGCTGGAGTGGGCAGGACAGTCCCCCAGCGATCGCAAAGCCGATGGCAGCCTTGTTACCCGCGCTGACCTTTGGGCCGATCAGAAAATTACTGAAATCCTTCACAAGCGCTTTCCCCACCACGGCTGTCTGAGTGAAGAGGGAAATCATACCTATGGCGGTGAACAGTGGTGTTGGATCATTGATCCCATTGATGGCACGACTAACTATAGTCATGGTCTGCCCATTTGGTGTATTGCTCTAAGTCTGCTCTACCAAGGCACACCCATATTTGGCTATGTGCACGTTCCCGGCTTGCAGCAAACATTTCATGGCTTCTACCAAGCCCCAGACCATGCCAACGGTGCCTATTTGAATGAGAAACCCATTCGCGTCAAAGTCAGTGAGCCAAATTCGCAGACGTTTTTTAGTCTTTGTGCCCGCAGTACCGATGTGCTCAAGCGTTCCTTCCCCTGCAAAATCCGCATGTTGGGATCCGCCAGTTACAACTTGCTGACCGTTGCTGCGGGTTATACCCTCGGTGCTGTGGAGCGCACGCCCCGCATTTGGGATGTTGCCCCCGCTTGGCCGATTGTCCATGCTGCTGGTGCCCACTGGCAATGGTTAAACCCGCCAGAACCGTGGCAGAGAATGTTTCCGATTCAGCCGGGACATGAAGCCGGGAGTCGTATCTTTCATACACTGGTGAGTGCTAGTCCCAGCTTAGGGCAATTCTTTGCAGCCTACATTCTCTAA
- a CDS encoding GntR family transcriptional regulator — MVQFHIQPDSEIPASTQLFNQISFAIAARQFPPGYRLPSTRQLAMQTGLHRNTISKVYERLEAAGLVVPQVGSGIYVRALGQEETRPRQRRPAVVPVHRIVQESVDTLLEMGYSLSQIRELFLAEIDARQKAGVRVLVTVPRHDQGAGELIVQELQQLLPIPVELIFLEDLETVLDGDTSATVVTVRYFASMTEAITRDKDVRVFFIDIYNYQRELEVVRQLPKGSCLGLVSLSSGTLGVAEVMIHSLRGDELLLVTAQANDSYKLNALVHRAHTIISDRASGERVKAAIAAARHELIRIPRLICCESYIDPRSVELLKREIGLTEDLPLEAKAS; from the coding sequence ATGGTTCAGTTCCACATCCAACCAGATAGCGAAATTCCTGCTTCAACTCAGCTCTTTAATCAAATTAGTTTTGCGATCGCTGCACGGCAATTTCCACCGGGTTATCGCTTACCCAGTACGCGGCAGCTTGCCATGCAAACCGGACTGCACCGCAACACGATCAGCAAAGTTTATGAACGCCTTGAAGCCGCTGGTTTAGTCGTGCCCCAAGTGGGGTCAGGCATCTATGTGCGTGCCCTCGGCCAAGAGGAAACCCGTCCTCGCCAACGCCGACCCGCAGTTGTACCTGTACACCGCATCGTCCAAGAAAGTGTGGACACCCTCCTCGAAATGGGCTATTCCCTGAGTCAGATTCGGGAGTTATTCCTTGCGGAGATTGACGCCCGCCAGAAAGCCGGGGTGAGGGTCTTGGTGACGGTGCCCCGTCACGATCAAGGGGCTGGCGAACTCATTGTTCAGGAACTGCAACAACTACTGCCGATTCCCGTAGAACTGATTTTTCTTGAAGATTTGGAAACCGTTCTCGATGGGGATACCTCTGCAACCGTGGTAACGGTGCGCTATTTTGCCAGCATGACGGAAGCAATCACCCGTGATAAGGACGTGCGTGTATTTTTCATCGACATCTACAACTACCAGCGGGAACTGGAAGTGGTACGGCAATTGCCAAAAGGCTCCTGCTTGGGGCTAGTCAGCCTCAGTTCCGGTACCCTCGGTGTGGCAGAGGTGATGATCCACAGTTTGCGGGGGGATGAGCTACTCTTGGTCACCGCTCAAGCCAACGATAGCTATAAGCTCAATGCCTTGGTTCACCGTGCCCACACGATCATTAGCGATCGCGCCAGTGGTGAACGGGTCAAAGCGGCTATTGCGGCGGCGCGCCATGAATTAATTCGCATCCCCCGTCTCATTTGCTGCGAAAGCTACATTGATCCGCGCTCAGTTGAACTGCTGAAACGGGAAATTGGCCTGACTGAGGATCTCCCCCTAGAAGCCAAAGCCTCCTGA
- a CDS encoding RNA methyltransferase: protein MDTLPAVRIVLVEPQGEINVGSIARVMKNMGLQQLWIVSPRCDPKGELARRWAVHAEDVLQQARITDSLATALADCQRVFATVGREVADLALPLWTPRQAAPQLLAVPQSALVFGREDRGLTNAELECAHGLVQIPTANAYPSLNLAQAVAVCCYELWLTACDSAATFPQGSAVSFERLQGFYDHLEQVLLQIGFLYPHTAASRMAKVRSLLGRAYPTDAEVALLRGMVRQVEWAIQHAATISADTFPPQ from the coding sequence GTGGATACCCTGCCTGCGGTGCGCATTGTCCTCGTTGAACCCCAAGGGGAGATCAATGTCGGCAGCATTGCCCGTGTGATGAAAAATATGGGGTTACAGCAGTTGTGGATTGTCAGTCCCCGCTGTGATCCCAAGGGAGAGCTAGCCCGTCGCTGGGCGGTTCATGCAGAGGATGTGCTCCAGCAAGCAAGAATCACAGACTCCCTTGCAACGGCACTGGCGGATTGTCAGCGGGTCTTTGCCACAGTGGGGCGAGAGGTGGCGGACTTAGCATTACCCCTGTGGACACCGCGTCAGGCAGCACCGCAACTGTTGGCTGTGCCGCAGTCGGCACTGGTCTTTGGTCGCGAGGATCGGGGACTCACAAATGCGGAATTGGAGTGTGCCCATGGTTTGGTGCAGATTCCTACGGCCAATGCTTATCCATCTTTGAATCTGGCGCAAGCTGTTGCCGTATGCTGCTATGAGTTGTGGTTGACGGCCTGCGACAGTGCGGCAACTTTTCCCCAAGGGTCTGCTGTCTCCTTTGAGCGGTTGCAGGGGTTTTATGACCATTTAGAGCAGGTGCTGCTCCAGATTGGTTTTTTGTATCCCCATACCGCTGCTAGTCGTATGGCCAAGGTGCGATCGCTCCTCGGGCGCGCCTACCCCACGGATGCTGAAGTGGCGCTGTTGCGGGGCATGGTTCGTCAGGTGGAGTGGGCGATTCAGCACGCAGCCACGATTTCTGCCGACACCTTTCCTCCACAGTAA
- a CDS encoding serine hydrolase, which produces MVAQSRSMVQSSGLSSLPRPATPSTPTRPNLFLITFRFGVSVVALAAMVGTLLSVLQPEELSLETTASQAIAPETPVPNLPPERPLPTLQQQIQQLVTRQPNLTAGLYFFNLDSGASLNVRGDEVFPAASTIKFPILVAFFKAVDEGRVTLHERLTMRPDLIASEAGTLQYQKPNSQHPALEVADLMITISDNTATNMIIDRLGGAAVLNQQFQEWGLENTVINNLLPDMKGTNTTSPRDLATLMLKIGQGEIVSPRSRDRLLDMMRRTVTNTLLPAGLGQGATIAHKTGDIGIVVGDVGMVDMPNGQRYVAAMMVKRPYNDPQGSELIRQVSRMAYQAFEKLPPTQP; this is translated from the coding sequence ATGGTTGCTCAGTCTCGTTCAATGGTTCAGTCCTCTGGTCTTTCCTCACTGCCTCGTCCAGCGACACCCTCCACGCCTACTCGTCCCAATTTGTTCTTAATAACTTTTCGCTTTGGGGTGAGTGTGGTGGCGCTTGCTGCCATGGTGGGAACGCTGCTATCGGTGTTGCAGCCTGAAGAACTGTCCCTAGAGACCACTGCCAGTCAGGCGATCGCTCCTGAAACACCAGTCCCCAACTTGCCCCCAGAACGTCCCCTGCCAACTCTGCAACAGCAAATTCAACAATTGGTTACCCGTCAACCCAATCTAACGGCGGGGCTGTACTTTTTTAACTTGGACTCTGGGGCATCCCTCAATGTGAGGGGGGATGAGGTTTTTCCCGCCGCCTCTACAATTAAATTTCCCATTCTTGTTGCCTTTTTCAAGGCGGTGGATGAGGGACGAGTCACCCTCCATGAACGCCTGACGATGCGCCCCGATCTCATTGCCTCTGAGGCCGGTACATTGCAATACCAAAAGCCCAACTCCCAGCATCCCGCCCTTGAGGTGGCCGATTTAATGATTACGATTAGTGATAACACAGCAACGAATATGATCATTGATCGCCTTGGGGGCGCCGCCGTGCTGAACCAACAGTTTCAGGAATGGGGGTTAGAAAACACGGTGATCAACAATCTGCTACCGGATATGAAGGGAACCAACACCACTAGCCCCCGCGATTTGGCAACCCTGATGCTGAAAATTGGTCAGGGAGAAATTGTTTCGCCCCGTAGTCGCGATCGCCTGCTGGACATGATGCGGCGCACGGTCACTAATACGCTCTTGCCCGCGGGTCTTGGCCAAGGGGCAACAATTGCTCATAAAACGGGGGATATTGGAATTGTGGTAGGTGATGTTGGCATGGTGGATATGCCCAATGGCCAACGCTATGTGGCAGCAATGATGGTGAAACGCCCCTACAATGATCCCCAAGGGAGTGAACTCATTCGCCAAGTCTCACGCATGGCCTACCAAGCTTTTGAGAAACTTCCGCCAACGCAACCCTAG
- the ald gene encoding alanine dehydrogenase, which translates to MRIGVPKEIKDQERRVGLTPDAVRRLRERGHEILIQAGAGEGAGFKDIDYKAAGAKLVVTAEAAWDADLIIKVKEPLPTEYGYLRRGQLLFTYLHLAANRELTVTLMQSGVTAIAYEAVEETQNGQRHFPLLTPMSKIAGRLAVQFGARFLESPQGGRGVLLAGIPGVAPGRVLVLGAGVVGTEAVRMAVGLGARVTVLDINVERLYYLETLFGDRVEYLYSTPELITYLVPLSDLVIGAVLVPGQRPPCLVPEAAVSDMPLGAVIVDVTVDQGGCVETIRPTTHSRPVYSACGVLHCGVPNLPAAVPRTATQALTNSTWPYILCLADHGDRAFEFSPALAKGLVVKQHHLVHPDVRVVFPDL; encoded by the coding sequence ATGCGTATCGGTGTCCCCAAGGAAATCAAAGATCAAGAACGGCGGGTGGGCTTGACCCCCGATGCAGTGCGCAGGTTACGAGAGCGTGGCCATGAAATTCTCATTCAGGCAGGAGCGGGAGAAGGTGCCGGTTTTAAGGATATAGACTACAAAGCGGCGGGAGCGAAACTAGTGGTAACGGCGGAAGCTGCATGGGATGCTGATTTAATCATCAAGGTCAAGGAACCCCTGCCCACTGAATATGGCTATCTGCGCCGCGGTCAACTGTTGTTTACCTACCTCCACCTTGCCGCCAATCGCGAGTTGACGGTGACCCTCATGCAGTCGGGCGTGACTGCCATTGCCTACGAAGCCGTAGAGGAAACGCAAAACGGCCAACGCCATTTTCCCCTGTTGACGCCAATGAGCAAAATCGCTGGACGGCTGGCAGTACAGTTTGGCGCTCGCTTTCTAGAGAGTCCCCAGGGCGGTCGGGGTGTGCTGTTGGCAGGAATTCCGGGCGTGGCGCCAGGACGGGTTTTGGTGTTAGGGGCAGGGGTAGTGGGCACTGAAGCGGTGCGCATGGCGGTGGGACTGGGTGCCCGTGTCACTGTCCTAGATATCAATGTGGAGCGGCTTTACTATTTGGAAACCCTCTTTGGTGACCGTGTCGAGTACCTGTATAGCACGCCGGAACTCATTACTTATTTAGTGCCCCTCAGTGATTTGGTGATCGGCGCTGTCTTAGTGCCGGGGCAGCGCCCCCCCTGCTTGGTTCCAGAGGCCGCCGTATCAGACATGCCCCTAGGGGCGGTGATTGTGGATGTGACGGTGGATCAGGGGGGCTGCGTAGAGACGATCCGACCCACCACCCATTCACGACCAGTTTACAGCGCTTGTGGAGTGCTTCACTGCGGCGTACCCAATCTGCCAGCGGCGGTGCCGCGCACGGCTACCCAAGCTCTCACGAATAGCACTTGGCCCTATATTCTTTGCCTCGCTGACCATGGCGATCGCGCCTTTGAATTCTCCCCTGCCCTTGCCAAGGGTCTCGTGGTCAAACAACACCATTTAGTGCATCCCGATGTGCGGGTTGTTTTTCCCGATCTTTAG